A stretch of the Euzebya tangerina genome encodes the following:
- a CDS encoding ABC transporter ATP-binding protein: protein MTAALEVRGLSKWYGGVAAVDEVDLTLEHGEIVALVGPSGCGKSTMIRLITGLVEPDAGTVVLAGEEVHGRSGSRPPEGRGIGVVFQDHSLFPHLDIAANIAFGLHRRSAAERRSRVQEVLALVDLPGVGERYPHELSGGERQRIGLARALAPQPDLICLDEPFASLDPALRQRVRSDVVEILRDAGAAALLVTHDQIEAMAMGDRVAVMKDGRLMQVGSPDTVFTSPTSRFVAEFLGEADFLPAWLQSDGTTMTEVGVCRSPDAHLVGDPGTLTTIMVRPHEVVVTPDRDGDVMVSSTEFRGGHVLLVMQLPSGRRLRALVPHTEAMGTGDRVSVSLEHGHAPAVLMADGPAS, encoded by the coding sequence ATGACGGCCGCGCTCGAGGTTCGTGGCCTGTCCAAGTGGTACGGCGGGGTCGCCGCCGTGGACGAGGTCGACCTGACCCTGGAGCACGGGGAGATCGTCGCCCTCGTCGGACCCAGCGGCTGCGGCAAGTCGACGATGATCCGGCTCATCACCGGGTTGGTCGAGCCTGATGCCGGCACGGTCGTGCTGGCTGGCGAGGAGGTGCACGGGCGCTCCGGCAGTCGACCACCCGAGGGCCGAGGGATCGGCGTCGTCTTCCAGGACCACAGCCTGTTCCCACACCTCGACATCGCCGCCAACATCGCCTTCGGCCTGCACCGGCGGTCGGCTGCGGAGCGTCGCTCACGGGTCCAGGAGGTCCTGGCGTTGGTCGACCTCCCCGGCGTGGGGGAGCGGTACCCGCACGAGCTATCCGGCGGTGAGCGTCAGCGGATCGGCCTGGCCCGCGCGCTGGCGCCCCAGCCCGACCTGATCTGCCTGGACGAGCCCTTCGCAAGCCTCGACCCGGCCCTGCGGCAACGCGTTCGCTCCGATGTCGTGGAGATCCTTCGCGACGCCGGAGCCGCGGCACTGCTGGTGACCCACGACCAGATCGAGGCCATGGCCATGGGTGACCGCGTTGCGGTCATGAAGGACGGCCGGTTGATGCAGGTGGGCTCGCCGGACACGGTGTTCACCAGCCCGACCAGCCGCTTCGTCGCCGAGTTCCTGGGTGAGGCCGACTTCCTGCCTGCGTGGCTGCAGAGCGACGGCACCACCATGACCGAGGTGGGGGTATGCCGGTCACCGGACGCCCACCTGGTCGGGGACCCCGGCACCTTGACCACGATCATGGTTCGTCCGCACGAGGTGGTGGTGACCCCTGACCGCGATGGGGACGTGATGGTCAGCAGCACGGAGTTCCGTGGCGGTCACGTCCTGCTGGTGATGCAGTTGCCGTCTGGACGTCGGCTGCGGGCCCTGGTGCCGCACACCGAGGCGATGGGCACCGGCGACCGGGTGTCGGTCTCCCTCGAGCATGGTCACGCTCCCGCCGTCCTGATGGCAGACGGACCCGCCTCGTGA
- a CDS encoding AAA family ATPase — protein MDVVDVDGLVTGLAEHSYLADDDLATAMFLALRMERPILLEGEAGVGKTAIAHVMAALLETDLIRLQCHEGLDLAQAAYDWDHARQLLHLRAAEATGEAAAAGATELRDGLYGGDFLIRRPLLHAIDHGGDPPVLLIDEVDRADDEFEAFLLEILSEYAITIPELGTFSTDQPPLVILTSNRTRDLHDALKRRCLYHWVEHPSRERETAIIRLRVPQASATIAQQVADVAATLREHGLYKPPGIAETIDWAHALTVMGATELDPRLAEVTLGALLKYREDTERVVGHGVAAMLEASFGRR, from the coding sequence ATGGACGTGGTCGATGTCGACGGGTTGGTCACCGGGCTGGCCGAGCACAGCTACCTGGCTGACGACGACCTGGCGACGGCCATGTTCCTGGCCCTCCGCATGGAACGCCCGATCCTGCTCGAGGGCGAGGCCGGCGTCGGCAAGACCGCCATCGCCCACGTCATGGCGGCGCTGCTGGAGACCGACCTGATCCGTCTGCAGTGCCACGAAGGTCTTGACCTGGCCCAGGCGGCCTACGACTGGGACCATGCCCGCCAACTGCTGCACCTGCGGGCCGCGGAGGCCACGGGGGAGGCTGCCGCAGCCGGGGCGACCGAGCTGCGGGACGGCCTCTACGGCGGGGACTTCCTGATCCGACGGCCGCTCCTGCACGCCATCGATCACGGCGGTGACCCGCCGGTGCTGCTGATCGATGAGGTCGACCGAGCCGATGACGAGTTCGAGGCCTTCCTCCTCGAGATCCTGAGCGAGTACGCCATCACGATCCCCGAGCTCGGGACCTTCTCCACCGATCAGCCGCCGCTGGTCATCCTCACGTCGAACCGCACCCGTGACCTCCACGACGCGCTGAAGCGGCGGTGCCTCTACCACTGGGTCGAGCACCCCTCCCGTGAGCGCGAGACCGCCATAATCCGACTACGAGTGCCCCAGGCCAGCGCGACCATCGCACAGCAGGTCGCTGACGTCGCCGCGACGCTGCGAGAGCACGGGCTGTACAAGCCCCCGGGGATCGCTGAGACGATCGACTGGGCGCATGCCCTGACCGTCATGGGGGCCACCGAGTTGGATCCCCGGTTGGCCGAGGTGACCCTCGGTGCGCTGCTGAAGTACCGGGAGGACACCGAGCGCGTCGTCGGACACGGGGTCGCTGCGATGCTCGAAGCCTCCTTCGGGCGGCGATGA
- a CDS encoding EfeM/EfeO family lipoprotein — protein sequence MRARSSVHAVLVVLVLGLAACGTTDDGATVTNLNSEEGGGSESGSASGSGSGSGSASGSASATGSASASESASASGSASASGSGSATGAASEDASGSASGSGSASGSASGSATGLAAEDLSGETDNELVLEAVEEYRTYVGEQVDEMIELTTVFTDAVRAGDLEGAQDAYAPSRVPWERIEPIAGLIEEIDGAVDARVDDFDGVDDPEFTGWHRLEYILFEEDTTDGAAEFADQLDADLQILDEQIETLEFPPAAVAVGGAELIEEVSLGKITGEENRYAKTDLWDFNANVEGATQVVELLTPALEEADPDLLADIDAGLEELNATLDPLRDGDGWVLYCLPDDEFPSDRCPDEPTVGADTVDQLQSQLAGLSEDMSQVAGALGLQ from the coding sequence ATGAGAGCGCGGAGCAGTGTACACGCCGTTCTCGTCGTCCTCGTCCTCGGCCTGGCTGCCTGTGGGACGACCGACGACGGCGCCACTGTCACGAACCTCAACTCCGAGGAGGGCGGCGGGTCCGAATCGGGCAGTGCGTCAGGTTCGGGGAGTGGCTCGGGCTCGGCCAGCGGCTCAGCGAGTGCCACTGGGTCTGCCAGTGCCAGTGAGTCTGCCAGTGCCAGCGGGTCCGCAAGTGCCAGCGGTTCGGGCAGCGCGACCGGTGCAGCCAGCGAGGACGCGAGCGGCAGCGCGTCGGGAAGTGGGTCCGCCAGCGGCTCGGCCTCCGGCAGCGCCACCGGCCTTGCTGCGGAGGACCTCTCGGGGGAGACCGACAACGAACTCGTCCTCGAGGCAGTGGAGGAGTACCGGACCTACGTCGGCGAGCAGGTCGACGAGATGATCGAGCTGACCACCGTCTTCACCGACGCCGTTCGTGCTGGCGACCTCGAGGGCGCACAGGACGCCTACGCACCCTCACGTGTCCCGTGGGAGCGCATCGAGCCCATCGCCGGCCTGATCGAGGAGATCGACGGTGCCGTGGACGCCCGCGTGGACGACTTCGACGGCGTGGACGACCCCGAGTTCACCGGCTGGCACCGCCTCGAGTACATCCTGTTCGAGGAGGACACCACCGACGGCGCCGCAGAGTTCGCCGACCAGCTCGATGCAGACCTCCAGATCCTCGACGAGCAGATCGAGACCCTCGAGTTCCCCCCGGCGGCGGTCGCCGTGGGTGGTGCCGAGCTCATCGAGGAGGTCTCCCTCGGCAAGATCACCGGTGAGGAGAACCGGTACGCCAAGACCGACCTCTGGGACTTCAATGCGAACGTCGAGGGTGCGACGCAGGTCGTCGAGTTGCTGACCCCGGCGCTCGAGGAGGCCGATCCCGACCTCCTGGCCGACATCGATGCCGGCCTCGAGGAGTTGAACGCGACGCTCGACCCACTGCGCGATGGCGACGGCTGGGTGCTGTACTGCCTCCCCGACGACGAGTTCCCCTCCGACCGGTGCCCCGACGAGCCGACGGTGGGCGCCGACACCGTGGATCAGCTCCAGTCGCAGTTGGCCGGTCTGAGCGAGGACATGTCGCAGGTCGCCGGGGCGCTCGGCCTCCAGTGA
- the efeB gene encoding iron uptake transporter deferrochelatase/peroxidase subunit, translating to MNASAQPGISRRRLLRAGSTGTVVLAGLAAGCTAAREDAAGDAPPSDQPTGSSDTLAETQPTREAQYLPFEGVHQTGITHTPVAAQGLVAAFDVTATERDGLRTLMQNLTTESRALMAGEEIPQRDPAFPPVDSGLLGEQPPPDNLTIVVSVGDSLFDDRFGLADRKPVELRRMPFLANDRLDPERSHGDILISIEAEHADTIQFALRQLMRATRREMVLRWMVDGYTRGTNPRSGAGAPRNLLGFKDGTANLDASDEELMDRFVWLAEEDDQPAWAVGGSYHVVRQIRMFVEFWDRTQLAEQEALIGRHKLSGAPLGEDAEDVEPDYSDDPDGEVIALDAHIRLANPRTPESEESLILRRGFNFSRGFDRAGQLDQGLAFVCYQRSLEKGFLTVQGRLSGEPLEEYIVTVGGGFFFALPGVTDAAGHLGEGLLA from the coding sequence GTGAACGCGTCCGCCCAGCCGGGGATCAGCCGTCGGCGACTCCTCCGCGCCGGCAGCACCGGTACCGTGGTCCTCGCTGGCCTGGCGGCTGGCTGCACGGCCGCCCGCGAGGACGCCGCTGGCGACGCCCCGCCCAGCGATCAGCCCACCGGGTCCAGCGACACCCTGGCCGAGACGCAGCCCACGAGGGAGGCGCAGTACCTGCCCTTCGAGGGCGTGCACCAGACCGGCATCACCCACACGCCGGTCGCCGCGCAGGGGCTCGTGGCCGCCTTCGACGTGACCGCCACCGAGCGGGATGGCCTGCGCACCCTCATGCAGAACCTCACGACGGAGAGCCGCGCCCTGATGGCCGGCGAGGAGATCCCGCAGCGCGACCCAGCCTTCCCGCCCGTGGACTCCGGCCTCCTGGGCGAACAACCCCCACCGGACAACCTCACGATCGTGGTGTCCGTCGGCGATTCGCTGTTCGACGACCGGTTCGGGCTGGCCGATCGAAAGCCGGTCGAGCTGCGTCGGATGCCGTTCCTCGCCAATGACCGCCTCGATCCGGAGCGCAGCCACGGCGACATCCTGATCAGCATCGAGGCCGAGCACGCCGACACCATCCAGTTCGCCCTGCGCCAGCTCATGCGCGCAACTCGCCGCGAGATGGTGCTGCGCTGGATGGTCGACGGCTACACCCGCGGGACGAACCCGAGATCCGGAGCCGGCGCACCCCGCAACCTGCTGGGCTTCAAGGACGGGACGGCCAACCTGGACGCGAGCGACGAGGAGTTGATGGACCGCTTCGTCTGGCTTGCCGAGGAGGATGACCAACCGGCCTGGGCGGTCGGCGGCAGCTATCACGTCGTCCGGCAGATCCGGATGTTCGTGGAGTTCTGGGACCGCACCCAGCTGGCCGAGCAGGAGGCACTGATCGGGCGTCACAAGCTCTCCGGGGCGCCCCTCGGGGAGGATGCCGAAGACGTCGAACCCGACTACAGCGACGACCCCGATGGCGAGGTCATCGCCCTGGATGCTCACATCCGTCTGGCGAACCCGCGCACACCGGAGTCGGAGGAGAGCCTGATCCTGCGTCGTGGCTTCAACTTCTCACGCGGCTTCGACCGCGCCGGACAGCTCGATCAGGGGTTGGCCTTCGTGTGCTACCAGCGGAGCCTCGAGAAGGGCTTCCTGACCGTCCAGGGCCGACTGTCCGGCGAGCCGTTGGAGGAGTACATCGTCACCGTCGGCGGCGGCTTCTTCTTCGCGCTGCCGGGCGTCACCGATGCCGCCGGCCATCTCGGCGAGGGACTGCTGGCATGA
- a CDS encoding ABC transporter permease, whose amino-acid sequence MSTIVRRAGGSGGWVVGLVAVTVVVVAPVLVILSSVLSPSTAVWSQLLETGQLRRMALDTAGLLVLVATGTLVLGAGLAWLTFAYTFPGSRLLGWLLVLPLAMPGYILGFVTLSLFGFTGPIQGALRSAFGSDVPVPELRSVGGAAIVFVLTLYPYVYLLARAALREQAATGYQVARAFGHGPLAAARRVVLPLARPSLAAGVTLVMMETLTDFATVQYFNVRTLTVGVYDIWKGMFDRQAASEVAALVLLVALLILGAERLLRGRRRYDQPGTGQPLEPTRLTGWSAIAATGVCATVLLFAFVAPAGQLLVWAIGDGLGGPGVDGRFASFTLNSAGLAVAAAILAVGVAALVVNAARFASSRTADTAAQLTTVGYALPGPVVAIGVLVLLAGLDAVLRGVGIDLPGVVVTGSILGLVYAYAVRFLALGVNSVGASLQKVPRDLTDSARVLGAGSGRVLRRIHLPLTSSGLLVGLLLIVVEALKELPIVLLLRPFGFDTLSVWVWQLASDSRWSAAALPALAIIAVSLIPVALLFRRLVPDQGTEDPAAQGAAADDLRVFA is encoded by the coding sequence GTGTCCACCATCGTCAGGAGAGCTGGAGGGTCCGGCGGCTGGGTCGTCGGCCTGGTCGCGGTCACCGTGGTTGTCGTCGCACCCGTGCTGGTGATCCTCTCCAGCGTCCTCAGCCCATCGACGGCCGTGTGGTCGCAGCTGCTCGAGACCGGCCAACTGCGACGGATGGCCCTCGACACCGCCGGCCTGCTGGTGCTGGTGGCGACCGGCACCCTCGTGCTCGGTGCGGGACTGGCCTGGCTGACGTTCGCCTACACCTTCCCCGGGAGCCGTCTGCTCGGCTGGCTGCTGGTCCTGCCCTTGGCGATGCCGGGCTACATCCTCGGCTTCGTGACCCTGTCGCTGTTCGGGTTCACCGGCCCCATCCAGGGCGCACTCCGCTCCGCCTTCGGCTCGGACGTACCCGTCCCCGAACTCCGCTCGGTCGGCGGCGCGGCGATCGTGTTCGTCCTGACCCTGTACCCCTACGTGTACCTGTTGGCCAGAGCCGCCCTCCGTGAGCAGGCGGCGACCGGCTACCAGGTCGCCCGGGCGTTCGGTCATGGGCCGCTCGCCGCCGCTCGCCGGGTGGTGCTCCCGCTGGCCAGACCGTCGCTGGCCGCCGGGGTGACGCTGGTGATGATGGAGACGTTGACGGACTTCGCAACCGTCCAGTACTTCAACGTGCGAACCCTGACGGTCGGCGTCTACGACATCTGGAAGGGCATGTTCGACCGGCAGGCTGCCAGCGAGGTGGCTGCCCTGGTGCTCCTGGTGGCGCTGCTGATCCTCGGTGCCGAACGACTCCTCCGGGGCCGGCGTCGCTACGACCAGCCCGGCACGGGCCAGCCGCTCGAGCCGACGCGCCTGACGGGGTGGTCGGCCATCGCCGCCACCGGTGTGTGCGCCACCGTGCTGCTCTTCGCGTTCGTTGCACCGGCCGGGCAACTGCTGGTGTGGGCGATCGGTGACGGGCTCGGCGGACCCGGCGTTGACGGTCGCTTCGCCAGCTTCACGCTGAACAGTGCCGGCCTGGCCGTCGCGGCCGCGATCCTGGCCGTCGGCGTGGCAGCGCTCGTGGTGAACGCGGCACGCTTCGCGTCCAGTCGGACGGCCGACACGGCAGCGCAGCTGACGACGGTGGGCTACGCCCTGCCCGGCCCGGTCGTCGCCATCGGCGTGCTGGTCCTCCTGGCGGGGCTCGACGCAGTGCTGCGCGGTGTCGGCATCGATCTGCCGGGGGTCGTCGTGACCGGCTCGATCCTCGGCCTGGTGTACGCCTACGCCGTCCGGTTCCTGGCTCTGGGTGTGAACAGCGTCGGCGCGTCGCTGCAGAAGGTGCCGCGCGATCTGACCGATTCGGCCCGGGTGCTCGGGGCCGGCTCAGGCCGGGTCCTCCGCCGCATCCACCTGCCGCTCACGTCCAGCGGCCTGTTGGTCGGGCTGCTGCTGATCGTCGTCGAGGCCCTCAAGGAGCTGCCCATCGTCCTGCTGCTGCGGCCGTTCGGGTTCGACACCCTGAGCGTCTGGGTGTGGCAACTGGCGTCTGACTCACGCTGGTCCGCGGCCGCTCTGCCGGCGCTCGCCATCATCGCGGTGAGCCTGATTCCGGTGGCCCTGCTGTTCCGTCGTCTGGTCCCTGATCAGGGTACGGAGGACCCTGCTGCCCAGGGGGCCGCGGCCGACGACCTGCGGGTGTTCGCATGA
- a CDS encoding vWA domain-containing protein: MTAALPTAEGPLDGARVVTDLARALREEGVDVAITSELLATEAVSTVGIADADRLYIAGRAALIHDPEDIPAYNRAFALVFARPVARPLPPLEPPPLRITLNHDDPDTQDRDGGWEVDNRGEDLTLRFSATEVLRRADLATLDEADRAEAQRLIAQLRLDGPWRRGRRHRPARRGPTLDLRRTVGHALATSGEMVRLARTAPAPTLRRLVFVLDVSGSMEPYATALVRFAHVAMTVRSRVEVFAVGTRLSRLTRSLGTHDPDVALAAAAAATPDWAGGTRLGEALAAFNDGWGLRGIARGAVVVIASDGWDRGDPGQIAEQMQRLHRVAHRVVWVNPLAADPRFAPVASGMAAALPHVDDLRPGESVASLQRLADLLADVTGR; the protein is encoded by the coding sequence ATGACCGCAGCCCTCCCCACCGCGGAGGGGCCGCTGGACGGCGCTCGGGTCGTGACCGATCTGGCCCGCGCGCTCCGCGAGGAGGGCGTCGACGTCGCGATCACCAGCGAACTGCTGGCAACCGAGGCCGTCAGCACGGTCGGTATCGCAGACGCCGACCGCCTCTACATCGCGGGACGAGCCGCCCTGATCCACGACCCGGAGGACATCCCGGCCTACAACCGGGCGTTCGCCCTGGTGTTCGCCCGCCCCGTGGCCCGCCCGCTCCCGCCCCTCGAACCCCCACCGCTCCGAATCACCCTGAACCACGACGACCCTGACACCCAGGACCGCGACGGCGGTTGGGAGGTGGACAACCGCGGGGAGGACCTGACGCTGCGCTTCAGCGCGACCGAGGTGCTCCGGCGGGCTGACCTGGCGACGCTGGATGAGGCCGACCGAGCCGAGGCGCAGCGACTGATCGCCCAGCTGCGGCTGGACGGCCCCTGGCGGCGGGGACGACGACACCGACCTGCCCGCCGCGGCCCGACGCTCGATCTGCGCCGGACCGTCGGACACGCCCTGGCCACCAGCGGGGAGATGGTGCGGCTGGCGAGGACCGCGCCTGCGCCAACCCTGCGCCGGCTGGTGTTCGTGCTCGACGTCAGCGGGTCCATGGAGCCGTACGCGACAGCCCTCGTGCGCTTCGCCCACGTGGCCATGACCGTGCGCTCACGCGTCGAGGTGTTCGCGGTCGGCACCCGGCTGTCCCGGCTCACCCGCAGCCTGGGCACCCACGATCCGGACGTGGCATTGGCGGCGGCGGCCGCTGCGACGCCGGACTGGGCCGGCGGGACGCGACTGGGAGAGGCGCTGGCGGCCTTCAACGATGGCTGGGGCCTTCGAGGCATCGCGCGCGGGGCCGTCGTCGTGATCGCGAGCGACGGCTGGGACCGTGGTGATCCGGGCCAGATCGCGGAGCAGATGCAGCGCCTCCACCGCGTCGCCCACCGGGTCGTCTGGGTCAACCCGCTGGCGGCCGATCCGCGCTTCGCGCCGGTCGCGTCGGGCATGGCGGCCGCTCTGCCCCACGTCGACGACCTTCGACCGGGCGAGTCGGTGGCGTCGCTGCAGCGCCTGGCCGATCTGCTGGCCGACGTCACCGGCCGCTGA
- a CDS encoding ArsR/SmtB family transcription factor: MADVAMVLEALNSPTRRQILDLLREDERSVRSLTDALEVSQPAVSQHLRVLRDARLVTHRPQGASNLYRLDRDGLHLVRRWVESFWDDALAAFVAHTETVETERNEQP, encoded by the coding sequence ATGGCTGATGTAGCGATGGTATTGGAGGCGTTGAACAGCCCGACGCGCCGGCAGATCCTCGACCTTCTCCGCGAGGACGAGCGCAGCGTGCGATCGCTGACGGACGCGCTCGAGGTCAGCCAGCCAGCGGTGTCGCAGCACCTCCGTGTGCTCCGGGACGCCCGCCTCGTCACCCACCGACCACAGGGCGCCAGCAATCTCTACCGCCTGGACCGAGACGGACTGCACCTGGTCCGACGCTGGGTCGAGAGCTTCTGGGACGACGCCCTCGCAGCCTTCGTCGCCCACACCGAAACGGTCGAGACTGAACGAAACGAGCAGCCATGA
- a CDS encoding extracellular solute-binding protein, translating to MTRPRLLLATMSLLTLLITGCAVGGGDEDAVRVYSGRHYDLEVAFERFAEETGINVEFLFGSDAELRERIQAEGEDTEADVYLTVDAGNLSLAAEEGLFQPLDSAVLDEVVPENIRHPDGLWYGLSQRVRTFVYDPDDVDPSELGTYADLADPAWDGRLCMRNASNVYQQSLVASLIANHGYERALEIVEGWVANDVQILGSDILVLETIAQGGCDVGLTNHYYLARLLEDDPDFGVDLAFAGQDAEGVHVNVSGAGVTRFADNPDLAQQLLEWLADDGQDLFANSNHEYPVNDAVEPDELVVEEFGSDFSADPLNAAEYGSFNADAVRLMAEAGFE from the coding sequence ATGACCCGCCCTCGACTGCTGCTCGCCACCATGAGCCTCCTCACACTCCTCATCACCGGCTGCGCCGTCGGTGGAGGCGACGAGGACGCCGTCCGGGTCTACTCCGGTCGGCACTACGACCTCGAGGTCGCCTTCGAGCGCTTCGCCGAGGAGACCGGCATCAACGTCGAGTTCCTCTTCGGCTCCGACGCCGAGCTGCGGGAGCGGATCCAGGCGGAGGGCGAGGACACCGAGGCTGACGTCTACCTGACCGTCGATGCCGGTAACCTCTCGCTGGCGGCGGAGGAGGGCTTGTTCCAGCCACTCGACTCTGCGGTGCTGGACGAGGTCGTCCCCGAGAACATCCGCCACCCCGACGGGCTGTGGTACGGCCTCTCGCAGCGGGTGCGCACCTTCGTCTACGACCCCGATGACGTCGACCCGTCCGAGCTCGGGACGTATGCCGACCTGGCCGATCCTGCCTGGGATGGCCGGCTGTGCATGCGCAACGCCTCCAACGTGTACCAGCAGTCGCTGGTCGCGAGCCTGATCGCGAATCACGGCTACGAGCGTGCCCTCGAGATCGTCGAGGGCTGGGTGGCCAACGATGTGCAGATCCTGGGGTCGGACATCCTCGTGCTGGAGACCATCGCCCAGGGTGGATGCGATGTGGGCCTGACGAACCACTACTACCTGGCTCGACTGCTCGAGGACGACCCTGACTTCGGCGTCGACCTGGCCTTCGCGGGTCAGGACGCCGAGGGCGTGCACGTCAACGTCAGCGGTGCCGGTGTGACCCGGTTCGCCGACAACCCGGACCTGGCCCAGCAGCTGCTGGAGTGGCTGGCTGACGACGGACAGGACCTGTTCGCGAACAGCAATCACGAGTACCCGGTCAACGATGCTGTCGAGCCGGACGAACTCGTGGTCGAGGAGTTCGGTTCCGACTTCTCCGCCGATCCGCTGAACGCCGCGGAGTACGGCAGCTTCAACGCCGACGCCGTCCGCCTCATGGCCGAGGCCGGCTTCGAGTAG
- a CDS encoding SRPBCC domain-containing protein, with product MSTTALPPVVRSATVNTTVAEAFRVFTEEIGAWWPLPTHGLYGEQSGGLSFRDGQLIETSVDGSETVWGAVQRWDAPRRLEIRWNPGGEARQATRVAVSFESEGDLTRVTITHDGWEILGEEAIERRRGYDGPDAWGAILDFFADGTERRLTAEALDVLMSAQAAFFELAERGTFVAPPQGEFTADEVIAHVALNDAAMTAVCNAILHDREARFENGTSQDREALARWISHSDDRDGLVARGRMHARALAGALSHMTDAQRQTLVHCRLSSNEEVALDEPRPWEAVAIEIQSAHHLPAHISQLESLLA from the coding sequence ATGAGCACGACCGCACTGCCCCCTGTCGTCCGCTCCGCCACGGTCAACACCACCGTCGCCGAAGCCTTTCGCGTGTTCACCGAGGAGATCGGAGCCTGGTGGCCGCTGCCGACCCACGGGCTCTACGGCGAGCAGTCGGGTGGTCTGTCCTTTCGGGACGGCCAACTGATCGAGACCAGCGTCGACGGATCCGAGACCGTGTGGGGCGCCGTGCAGCGCTGGGACGCGCCACGCCGACTGGAGATTCGGTGGAACCCCGGGGGTGAGGCCCGTCAGGCCACCAGGGTCGCGGTGTCGTTCGAGTCCGAAGGAGACCTCACTCGTGTGACCATCACCCATGACGGCTGGGAGATCTTGGGTGAGGAGGCCATCGAACGGCGTCGCGGGTACGACGGGCCGGATGCGTGGGGGGCGATCCTCGACTTCTTCGCCGACGGGACCGAGAGGCGGCTCACCGCGGAGGCGCTGGACGTGTTGATGTCCGCGCAGGCGGCCTTCTTCGAACTGGCCGAGCGCGGCACCTTCGTCGCTCCCCCGCAGGGCGAGTTCACCGCCGATGAGGTGATCGCCCACGTTGCGCTGAACGACGCTGCGATGACGGCGGTCTGCAATGCGATCCTGCACGACCGGGAGGCTCGGTTCGAGAACGGGACGAGCCAGGACCGGGAGGCGCTGGCGCGATGGATCAGCCACTCAGACGACCGGGACGGCTTGGTCGCGCGTGGTCGGATGCACGCTCGGGCACTCGCTGGTGCGCTCTCACACATGACCGACGCGCAGCGCCAGACACTCGTTCACTGCCGACTGAGCAGCAACGAGGAGGTGGCCCTCGATGAGCCACGACCGTGGGAGGCCGTGGCCATTGAGATCCAGTCGGCCCACCACCTACCCGCCCACATCAGCCAACTTGAGTCACTGCTCGCGTGA